Proteins encoded in a region of the Cytobacillus pseudoceanisediminis genome:
- the fdhF gene encoding formate dehydrogenase subunit alpha: MIELPASLNIKINGIEMKAKQDQTVLQLLNDSSIEIPQVCFHPSLGAIETCDTCIVSVNGELVRSCSTKIKDGDVIDTVDPDVKQAQTIAMDKILFNHELYCTVCDYNNGGCEIHNTVKAMKINHQSIPFDQKPYEKDESHPFYRYDPDQCILCGRCVEACQDVQVTETLTIDWERERPRVIWDNDVPINESSCVSCGHCSTVCPCNAMMEKGMEGEAGFLTGIAKDTLRPMIEITKNVETGYGSILAISDMEAAMREEKIKKTKTVCTYCGVGCSFDVWTKGREILKVEPQAEAPANGISTCVKGKFGWDFVNSEERLTKPLIREGDSFREAEWDEALELITRKFSEIKEQHGPDALSFITSSKCTNEESYLMQKLGRAVIGTNNIDNCSRYCQTPATVGLFRTVGYGGDAGSIEDIKNSELVLIIGSNTSESHPVLSTRVKRSQKLNGQKVIVADLREHEMAERSDLFVRPRAGTDMVWLSAITKYIIDQGWADEKFLQEKVNGLEEFVSNLEKYTLEFAEETTGISKDNLIKMAKMIHEANSVSALWAMGVTQHLGGSDTSTAISNLLLVTGNYAKPGAGAYPLRGHNNVQGAGDFGSSPDNLPGYQKVSDPDVRKKFEDAWGVKLPEKAGLNNHEMVEGIHEGQLKAMYLKGEDMGLVDSNINYVQAAFEKLDFFVVQDIFLSRTAEFADVVLPASPSLEKEGTFTNTERRIQRLYQAFEPLGDSKPDWQIIIEVANRLGAGWTYTHPSEVMDEAAGLMPLYAGVTYDRLEGYNSLQWPVAEDGTDSPLLYTEGFPFPDGKARLFPVDWTPALEYPMEYDIHVNNGRLLEHFHEGNMTYKSKGISLKTPEVFLEVSPELAEERGLKDGTLVRLTSPYGNVKVKCHITDRVKGKEVYLPMNDRGEAAINLLTSSYADKDTDTPAYKETKVKLEILSEEGSNPLPRINHRYGNPQPQIGVNVQKKWARKDYIFPGEMVKKERKQHG; the protein is encoded by the coding sequence ATGATTGAGTTGCCAGCATCTCTCAATATAAAGATAAATGGTATAGAAATGAAGGCAAAGCAGGATCAAACCGTTTTGCAATTATTAAACGATAGTTCGATTGAAATTCCTCAGGTTTGCTTCCATCCGAGCCTTGGAGCAATAGAGACCTGTGATACCTGCATTGTTTCTGTCAATGGAGAACTTGTACGTTCGTGCTCCACAAAAATTAAAGATGGAGACGTAATTGATACTGTGGATCCTGATGTAAAACAGGCGCAGACCATTGCCATGGATAAGATTCTCTTTAATCATGAATTGTATTGTACGGTTTGTGATTATAACAACGGGGGATGTGAAATACATAATACGGTTAAGGCGATGAAAATCAATCACCAAAGCATCCCGTTTGATCAAAAACCTTATGAAAAGGATGAATCTCATCCATTTTACAGATACGATCCCGATCAGTGCATTCTTTGCGGAAGATGTGTGGAAGCCTGTCAGGACGTCCAGGTTACTGAAACCCTTACCATTGATTGGGAGCGGGAGAGACCAAGGGTTATCTGGGATAACGATGTGCCCATTAACGAGTCCTCCTGCGTATCCTGTGGACACTGTTCTACGGTTTGTCCATGTAATGCCATGATGGAAAAAGGAATGGAGGGGGAAGCCGGATTTCTGACTGGAATTGCCAAAGACACTCTTCGTCCAATGATTGAAATCACTAAAAATGTTGAAACAGGATATGGGTCCATTCTGGCTATATCTGATATGGAAGCAGCTATGCGGGAAGAGAAAATTAAAAAGACCAAAACAGTCTGTACATATTGCGGTGTCGGCTGCAGCTTTGATGTATGGACAAAGGGCCGTGAAATACTGAAGGTGGAGCCTCAGGCAGAAGCACCTGCCAATGGAATTTCTACATGTGTAAAAGGGAAATTTGGCTGGGACTTTGTGAATAGTGAGGAACGATTAACGAAGCCGCTAATCAGGGAAGGCGATTCATTCCGTGAAGCAGAATGGGACGAAGCATTGGAACTGATTACACGAAAATTCTCGGAAATTAAAGAACAGCATGGCCCAGATGCATTGAGCTTTATTACATCATCTAAATGTACCAATGAGGAATCGTATTTAATGCAGAAACTTGGCAGGGCAGTCATAGGGACAAATAATATCGATAACTGTTCAAGATATTGCCAGACCCCTGCAACTGTAGGGTTATTTCGAACTGTGGGATATGGAGGGGATGCTGGTTCAATCGAAGATATTAAAAACTCTGAATTAGTGCTGATTATTGGTTCCAATACGTCTGAATCCCATCCGGTTCTTTCTACCAGGGTGAAACGATCCCAGAAGCTTAACGGCCAAAAAGTAATTGTGGCTGACTTAAGGGAACATGAAATGGCAGAGCGGTCTGATCTGTTTGTGCGTCCTCGTGCAGGTACGGATATGGTCTGGCTTTCTGCCATTACCAAATACATTATCGACCAGGGATGGGCGGATGAGAAGTTTCTGCAGGAAAAAGTAAATGGACTTGAAGAATTTGTATCAAACCTGGAGAAATATACGCTGGAATTTGCAGAAGAAACGACCGGGATTTCCAAAGACAATTTAATCAAAATGGCGAAAATGATTCATGAAGCCAATAGTGTTTCCGCTTTATGGGCAATGGGTGTCACACAGCATCTTGGAGGCAGTGATACAAGTACAGCCATATCAAATCTGCTTCTTGTAACAGGAAATTACGCTAAACCTGGTGCAGGTGCGTATCCTTTAAGGGGCCACAACAATGTGCAGGGGGCAGGTGATTTTGGAAGCAGCCCCGATAATTTGCCTGGGTATCAGAAGGTTTCAGACCCTGATGTGAGAAAGAAGTTTGAAGATGCATGGGGAGTAAAGCTTCCGGAAAAGGCCGGACTGAATAATCACGAAATGGTAGAAGGGATTCATGAAGGCCAGCTGAAAGCGATGTATCTGAAGGGTGAAGATATGGGACTTGTGGATTCAAATATTAATTATGTGCAGGCTGCTTTTGAGAAGCTTGATTTCTTTGTGGTACAGGACATTTTCCTTTCCCGTACAGCTGAGTTTGCGGATGTGGTGCTTCCTGCAAGTCCAAGTTTGGAAAAGGAAGGAACATTTACTAACACAGAGAGGAGAATTCAGCGTCTTTACCAGGCGTTCGAGCCGCTTGGGGATTCGAAGCCGGATTGGCAGATTATCATTGAAGTTGCAAATCGGCTGGGAGCAGGCTGGACATATACGCACCCAAGCGAAGTAATGGACGAGGCAGCTGGACTTATGCCATTATACGCAGGAGTTACTTATGATAGATTGGAAGGATACAATAGTCTGCAATGGCCCGTGGCTGAAGATGGAACAGACAGTCCTCTCCTCTATACGGAAGGCTTTCCTTTTCCGGATGGCAAGGCAAGACTTTTTCCGGTAGATTGGACTCCTGCTCTTGAATACCCAATGGAATATGATATTCATGTCAATAATGGGCGTCTTCTGGAGCACTTCCATGAAGGTAATATGACCTATAAGTCAAAAGGAATCAGCTTGAAAACACCGGAAGTTTTCCTGGAGGTATCACCTGAACTAGCCGAAGAACGAGGGTTGAAGGATGGTACACTTGTTCGTTTGACATCGCCATATGGCAATGTGAAAGTAAAGTGCCATATAACGGATAGGGTTAAAGGAAAGGAAGTTTACCTTCCTATGAATGATAGGGGCGAAGCCGCCATAAATTTATTAACAAGCAGCTATGCCGACAAGGATACCGATACACCGGCATATAAGGAAACGAAGGTAAAGCTTGAAATCCTGAGTGAAGAAGGAAGCAACCCGCTTCCAAGAATTAATCACCGCTATGGCAATCCGCAGCCGCAGATAGGTGTAAACGTGCAAAAGAAATGGGCAAGAAAAGATTATATTTTCCCGGGAGAAATGGTGAAAAAGGAGCGAAAGCAGCATGGCTAA
- a CDS encoding DUF1641 domain-containing protein → MAKAINNIKRFELSPEDKRKKDLEEVENALIDNKDSILELLTAVGHMHDRGILSLLNGLFGQGDKVLNVLVKAVDKPEATNTIKNLLLMVGTLGTINVQQLEPLLLKLNSGIARVAEHKETDEKTSYFELVKALKDPEVNRAVTLLITFLKGMGEDTSAMERNTQLPEDQKIHKMEKNERDVPPNKRE, encoded by the coding sequence ATGGCTAAAGCGATTAATAACATCAAGCGTTTTGAATTAAGCCCAGAGGATAAACGCAAAAAGGACCTGGAAGAAGTGGAGAATGCCCTGATAGATAATAAGGATTCCATTCTTGAGCTACTGACAGCAGTAGGACATATGCATGATCGGGGAATTCTTTCATTATTAAATGGCTTATTTGGACAGGGAGATAAAGTATTGAATGTCCTTGTTAAAGCAGTGGATAAACCGGAAGCTACCAATACAATCAAAAACCTGCTTCTCATGGTTGGAACTCTTGGCACCATTAATGTTCAGCAGCTTGAACCCTTGCTGTTAAAATTAAATTCCGGTATTGCCAGGGTGGCGGAACATAAAGAAACGGATGAAAAAACAAGCTACTTTGAACTGGTAAAGGCATTAAAAGATCCAGAAGTCAATCGTGCGGTTACACTTCTGATTACTTTCCTAAAAGGGATGGGAGAAGATACAAGCGCCATGGAAAGGAACACACAGCTTCCAGAAGACCAGAAAATACACAAAATGGAGAAAAACGAAAGAGATGTTCCTCCTAACAAAAGAGAATGA
- a CDS encoding HD domain-containing phosphohydrolase — MWGIEPQEGWEALEYLCVLSGELILRNGNETKKIKTGSSFFRAPVEEHYVFEAAATTEFLYVTSRPVFFHYSKVTKEMMELSISIEEKDGYTRDHCQRINKLSMLVGKTLELDSKQLVNLNLASFLHDVGKLRIPLEILQKPSKLTPEEWEIMKKHSVFGREILEETGLPLLIDAGKVVEQHHERFDGKGYPLGLKGSEISIEASIISIIDSYDAITTDRVYKKGRSKEEAKKELLNYRGTMYHPEILDVFLGLIDQI; from the coding sequence ATGTGGGGGATTGAACCCCAAGAAGGCTGGGAAGCACTAGAATATTTATGTGTACTTTCAGGGGAATTAATTCTTAGAAATGGAAATGAAACCAAGAAAATAAAAACAGGGAGTTCTTTTTTTAGGGCACCAGTAGAAGAACATTATGTTTTTGAAGCAGCAGCTACCACTGAATTTCTTTATGTAACATCAAGGCCAGTTTTTTTTCATTATAGTAAAGTAACAAAGGAAATGATGGAGTTATCAATATCAATTGAAGAAAAAGATGGATATACCAGAGATCACTGCCAAAGAATTAATAAGCTTTCTATGCTGGTTGGAAAAACATTAGAGTTAGATTCTAAGCAACTAGTAAACTTGAATTTAGCTTCTTTTCTTCATGATGTGGGGAAGTTGCGCATACCCCTGGAAATATTGCAAAAGCCGAGTAAACTCACTCCAGAGGAATGGGAAATAATGAAGAAACATTCTGTTTTCGGAAGAGAAATACTTGAGGAAACAGGATTGCCGCTCTTGATAGATGCAGGAAAAGTAGTCGAACAGCACCATGAGAGATTTGATGGAAAAGGTTATCCTCTTGGATTGAAAGGCAGCGAGATTTCTATTGAAGCTTCGATCATTTCGATTATTGATTCTTATGATGCTATTACCACGGATAGAGTGTACAAAAAGGGCAGGAGTAAGGAAGAAGCTAAAAAAGAATTATTGAATTACCGTGGAACCATGTATCATCCTGAAATTCTGGATGTTTTCCTGGGGCTTATAGATCAAATTTAA
- the fdhD gene encoding formate dehydrogenase accessory sulfurtransferase FdhD, producing MDILSSRKIVRFQNGVLQDAEDSIVSEHPLTIHLNGEEFATMVCSPENIRELTIGFLASEGFIRSIDEIKDIQIDESKGFAYVELHTQTSTASHEFHSKRFIGSCCGKSRQFYFHNDARTARTSTSKLTLSPSQCISFMKQLQEGSLTFQETGGVHNAALFSADEVIVSRTDIGRHNALDKILGYCIENRIPVRDKVIAFSGRISSEVLLKASKIGVGIILSKSAPTDLAIKLAEDLNITAVGFIRGQSFNVYSHPERIVSGAED from the coding sequence ATGGATATTCTAAGCAGCAGAAAAATTGTCAGATTTCAGAATGGAGTTCTGCAGGATGCAGAAGATTCAATTGTTTCCGAACACCCTCTCACAATTCATCTAAATGGAGAAGAGTTCGCAACAATGGTCTGCAGCCCAGAGAATATTCGGGAATTAACAATCGGCTTTTTGGCTTCTGAAGGCTTCATCAGGAGTATTGACGAAATCAAGGATATACAAATAGATGAAAGCAAAGGATTTGCATATGTGGAGTTACATACCCAAACTTCAACAGCAAGCCATGAGTTCCACTCCAAACGGTTTATTGGTTCATGCTGCGGGAAAAGCAGGCAATTTTATTTTCACAATGATGCCAGGACAGCCAGAACTTCTACATCAAAGCTGACCTTGTCTCCCAGCCAATGCATCTCATTTATGAAACAGCTGCAGGAAGGCAGTCTGACTTTTCAAGAAACCGGAGGAGTACATAATGCCGCCTTATTTTCTGCAGATGAAGTGATTGTCAGCAGAACAGATATTGGCCGGCATAATGCTCTAGATAAAATCCTTGGGTATTGCATTGAAAACAGGATTCCTGTAAGAGATAAAGTTATTGCATTCAGCGGCAGAATCTCTTCGGAAGTTCTTCTAAAAGCCTCCAAAATCGGAGTAGGCATAATTCTATCAAAATCAGCTCCGACTGATCTGGCCATAAAACTGGCAGAAGATCTTAATATCACAGCCGTTGGCTTTATACGCGGTCAGTCTTTTAATGTTTATTCTCATCCTGAAAGGATCGTTTCAGGGGCGGAAGATTAA
- a CDS encoding DUF2294 domain-containing protein yields the protein MNKYEAEFSNLVRSFRKKHMGKGPSKVRTTFCKHWAICEMEGNLSPVEKFIASADEGKQMLRAARTEMVKEMYKKNRPAEMEEFLQARLIDLFVDIDIERDFGMSVFVFDQDIQSKFMD from the coding sequence ATGAACAAGTATGAAGCTGAATTCAGTAATTTAGTGCGCTCCTTCCGAAAAAAACATATGGGCAAAGGACCTAGCAAAGTTAGGACAACTTTCTGCAAACATTGGGCTATATGTGAAATGGAAGGTAATTTATCTCCTGTGGAAAAATTCATAGCAAGTGCAGACGAAGGGAAACAAATGCTTCGGGCTGCCAGAACAGAAATGGTCAAGGAGATGTATAAAAAGAACCGGCCGGCTGAAATGGAAGAATTTTTGCAGGCAAGACTAATTGACCTGTTTGTGGATATAGATATCGAACGGGATTTTGGAATGTCGGTATTTGTGTTCGATCAGGATATCCAAAGCAAGTTTATGGATTAA
- a CDS encoding C40 family peptidase has protein sequence MTLRKRLIVLNTTIILGLGSAFSIPGVNAESINKLENQKSQIQQQRSSLQATLAEADKELVSVLKEIAELNNKISKVEKAIEDNNKLIAETQTKIASTKSEVDQLKAEMAIIEERIEKRSAILKQRAQSFQESGGTVAYLDVLLGASSFSDFVDRVGAVTTFVQADKQLLEEQEQDKKAFEEKKAAVEEELAGLTSMMTELKGMQSIMEEQKQQNSSLIQQLKDKENSIADKKAKLQSEDVKYASMIAQIEQSIVAQTAPVVQTAASTSSSAGSASVTSAPTGSSSVKEQKTAAQKTKGSSNSAPKPSVKGGSAISIVTTAGNKYIGNSVYVFGGGRNAYDIANGRFDCSGFVHWAFSQAGISVGASTDSLKFGGRQVSASEMRAGDLVFFDTYKRDGHVGIYLGGGKFIGSQSSTGVAVANMSSGYWKTKFNGRVVRVIE, from the coding sequence ATGACTTTGAGAAAAAGGCTCATCGTTTTAAATACAACTATTATCCTTGGGCTTGGAAGTGCTTTTTCAATCCCAGGTGTAAATGCTGAATCAATCAATAAGCTCGAAAACCAAAAAAGCCAAATACAGCAGCAGCGTTCCAGCTTGCAGGCCACACTGGCTGAAGCGGATAAGGAATTGGTAAGTGTACTTAAAGAAATCGCTGAATTAAATAATAAAATTAGTAAAGTTGAAAAGGCGATTGAAGATAATAATAAATTAATAGCTGAAACTCAAACTAAAATTGCCAGCACTAAATCCGAAGTAGATCAATTGAAGGCAGAAATGGCTATCATTGAGGAAAGAATCGAAAAGAGAAGCGCGATCCTAAAACAGCGTGCACAATCTTTTCAGGAAAGCGGCGGAACAGTGGCATATTTAGATGTTCTTCTTGGTGCGTCCAGTTTCAGTGACTTTGTTGACCGTGTCGGAGCAGTAACCACATTTGTTCAGGCAGACAAACAATTACTGGAAGAACAGGAACAGGATAAAAAGGCATTTGAAGAAAAGAAGGCTGCAGTGGAAGAAGAGTTAGCGGGATTAACCAGCATGATGACCGAATTAAAAGGCATGCAGTCCATCATGGAAGAGCAAAAGCAGCAAAATAGCTCATTAATCCAGCAGTTAAAAGATAAAGAAAATTCAATTGCAGATAAGAAGGCAAAGCTGCAAAGCGAAGATGTTAAATATGCTTCTATGATTGCTCAAATCGAACAAAGCATTGTGGCGCAAACAGCGCCAGTAGTACAGACAGCTGCATCGACTTCATCATCAGCAGGTTCGGCTTCAGTGACTTCTGCACCAACAGGTTCATCATCTGTCAAAGAGCAAAAAACTGCTGCACAGAAAACAAAAGGATCCAGCAACTCTGCTCCTAAGCCAAGCGTCAAGGGCGGAAGCGCAATTAGCATTGTTACAACTGCAGGCAATAAATATATCGGTAATTCTGTTTATGTTTTTGGCGGCGGCAGAAATGCTTATGATATAGCCAATGGAAGATTTGATTGCTCAGGTTTTGTGCATTGGGCATTCTCCCAGGCTGGAATTAGTGTTGGAGCCAGCACAGATTCTCTTAAGTTTGGCGGGCGCCAGGTTTCAGCAAGCGAAATGAGAGCTGGAGATCTTGTTTTCTTTGATACTTATAAAAGGGATGGCCATGTAGGCATTTACCTCGGCGGCGGTAAATTCATCGGTTCACAAAGCTCAACGGGTGTTGCGGTTGCAAACATGTCCAGTGGCTATTGGAAAACTAAGTTTAATGGACGAGTTGTACGCGTTATAGAATAG
- a CDS encoding FadR/GntR family transcriptional regulator — protein MNVKKISTRKISEVAAEQIQDMIAKGSFKPGDKLPSVRELCELFGVGRSAVRDALTSLQGKGIVQVKQGEGTYITRFDSSKLFNNPHLHPDIKDIHELFQARKMVETGLAEMAAANRSEADLAKMNKLISDAAIHGWEEDYQFHMAIAHAAGNDILIQFVQFISETLKKSMIDFHHYLQTRDDIAKKIEEQHLGIYLSIKNKQPDQAHKNMIEHLELVEKLLQMSILQER, from the coding sequence ATGAATGTAAAAAAGATCTCAACGCGCAAAATTTCTGAGGTTGCTGCTGAGCAAATTCAAGACATGATTGCAAAAGGTTCCTTTAAACCTGGGGATAAGCTTCCTTCTGTAAGGGAGTTGTGTGAACTATTTGGTGTTGGACGGTCAGCTGTCAGAGACGCGCTAACCTCTTTGCAGGGCAAGGGGATTGTGCAGGTAAAGCAAGGAGAAGGCACTTACATAACCCGCTTTGATTCTTCTAAACTGTTTAATAATCCACATTTGCACCCGGATATAAAAGATATCCATGAGTTATTCCAGGCAAGAAAAATGGTTGAGACAGGTCTCGCTGAAATGGCAGCCGCAAATCGGTCTGAAGCGGATTTGGCGAAGATGAATAAGCTGATTTCCGATGCAGCCATCCATGGATGGGAGGAGGATTATCAGTTTCATATGGCGATTGCCCATGCAGCAGGCAATGATATACTTATCCAATTTGTGCAATTTATATCTGAAACACTGAAAAAATCCATGATCGATTTCCATCATTATCTTCAAACACGGGATGATATCGCAAAAAAGATTGAAGAGCAGCATCTGGGTATCTATTTGTCTATTAAAAATAAGCAGCCGGATCAGGCGCATAAGAATATGATTGAACATTTAGAGCTGGTTGAGAAACTTTTGCAAATGAGTATCCTGCAAGAACGTTAA
- a CDS encoding FAD-binding oxidoreductase yields MIAAESISALKTYFREDQIIKNEVSSPFGNSGEMIILPETEDEIAAAIKHADLNGLTINIMGGGTKRGFGGLNEKADFLLSLEKYTGIVEHTPGDMTVTVRSGTRFKDLQDYLAKHNQKISLDPFWPENATIGGIIAANESGPKRLGYGSARDAVIGLRTVYPDGKVIRSGGRVVKNVAGYDMNKLFIGSMGTLGVISEITLKLRPIPKCESLVLVSFPAGNLEDIKAFAVKVLDSMIEPVSLELLNPALSDRLSGINSYTIAMSFEDVESSVRYQEIFVGNMLPKDAKLSISSKEKADLFWDRFYRHIPNGADKELLIQTEASFKVGTVNLDAVRILKDTELLQDKFNVKVESHGGLGHGLSQVTIRGAEPDVADAALHVRQIAERAGGYAVAKHLPFELRKKVDVWGNKPSHFFLLQGIKTKVDPNKTVSPNRFIGGI; encoded by the coding sequence TTGATTGCAGCAGAATCGATAAGTGCTTTAAAAACTTATTTTAGAGAAGACCAGATAATTAAAAATGAAGTTTCAAGCCCATTTGGCAACTCAGGAGAAATGATTATATTACCGGAAACAGAAGATGAGATTGCAGCGGCAATTAAGCATGCAGATTTGAATGGTCTAACCATCAACATTATGGGCGGTGGCACAAAACGTGGATTCGGAGGGTTAAATGAAAAAGCGGATTTTCTTTTATCACTTGAAAAATATACAGGGATTGTGGAACACACACCTGGTGATATGACAGTAACAGTAAGATCCGGAACTCGCTTTAAAGACCTTCAGGATTATCTGGCCAAACATAATCAAAAGATATCTCTCGATCCTTTTTGGCCCGAAAATGCCACAATAGGCGGAATCATTGCAGCAAATGAAAGCGGACCCAAAAGGTTGGGCTACGGTTCAGCCCGTGATGCAGTTATTGGATTAAGGACTGTTTATCCGGATGGAAAGGTAATACGTTCGGGTGGCAGAGTCGTAAAAAATGTTGCCGGCTATGATATGAATAAATTGTTTATAGGATCGATGGGCACACTTGGTGTGATTTCTGAAATTACCTTAAAGCTTCGCCCAATCCCTAAATGTGAGAGTCTGGTTCTCGTTTCGTTTCCAGCCGGAAATCTGGAGGATATAAAGGCGTTTGCAGTGAAGGTTTTGGATTCTATGATTGAACCAGTTTCGCTTGAACTGCTGAATCCGGCACTTTCAGATAGACTCAGCGGAATAAACTCTTACACGATAGCTATGAGTTTTGAAGATGTTGAAAGCTCTGTACGTTATCAGGAAATTTTTGTGGGAAATATGCTGCCGAAAGATGCGAAATTGAGTATAAGCTCCAAGGAAAAAGCGGATTTGTTTTGGGATCGCTTTTACAGGCATATTCCGAATGGGGCAGACAAGGAATTGCTAATTCAAACAGAAGCCTCCTTTAAGGTTGGAACTGTTAATCTCGACGCGGTGAGAATATTAAAGGATACTGAACTGCTTCAAGATAAATTCAATGTGAAAGTCGAATCACACGGAGGTCTGGGCCATGGATTGAGCCAAGTGACCATTAGAGGAGCAGAGCCAGATGTCGCCGATGCCGCTTTACATGTAAGGCAGATCGCTGAAAGAGCAGGGGGATATGCGGTTGCAAAGCACCTGCCATTTGAGCTTCGGAAAAAAGTGGATGTTTGGGGAAATAAACCTTCTCATTTCTTTTTGCTTCAGGGGATTAAAACAAAAGTCGACCCAAATAAAACAGTAAGCCCAAACAGATTCATAGGAGGGATATAA
- a CDS encoding (Fe-S)-binding protein, with protein MSVRELDLKQEPPCTSGLGNYLWSDPPDEKKWADCVHCGMCLESCPTYEQTGQEQHSPRGRVHLIKSVAEGKLQVNEQFMDPVFQCLDCRACTTACPADVDVGGLIEEARGQIRQAMPLTGVKGAISKFFLHDLFPHQNRLNTLGGLLKFYQKSGMQKAVRKTKLINIMPQHLADMESIMPEVKEPVKKKYKDVKVIKAKGETKQEVAMLTGCVMDVMFSDINESTINVLTRNGNDVVIPQNQTCCGALHVHAGDRDMGRKLAKQNMEAFKDFDKVIVNAAGCGCMMKEYAELFKEDPEMHAKAEEFSEKVEDISKFLHETGYEKPKAEMKTRITYHDACHLAHGQGIRQQPRDILLDIPGVDMVHMPNSDRCCGSAGIYNITNPEMANAVLESKMENVPDDVEMISMGNPGCMLQMAMGVQKYGRNQKIVHTVQLLDWAYQKEDRVKEGKE; from the coding sequence ATGAGTGTCCGTGAACTCGATTTAAAGCAAGAGCCGCCATGTACCTCGGGATTGGGAAACTATTTATGGAGCGATCCGCCAGATGAAAAGAAATGGGCTGACTGTGTCCATTGCGGCATGTGTCTGGAATCATGCCCGACATATGAACAGACAGGTCAGGAACAGCATTCTCCAAGGGGGCGTGTACACTTGATCAAATCTGTGGCTGAAGGGAAGCTTCAAGTAAATGAGCAATTCATGGACCCGGTATTTCAATGTCTGGATTGCCGTGCCTGTACAACTGCATGCCCAGCTGATGTCGATGTTGGCGGTTTGATTGAGGAAGCACGCGGCCAGATTCGGCAGGCAATGCCATTAACTGGAGTGAAAGGAGCCATCAGCAAGTTTTTTCTTCATGACCTTTTCCCTCACCAGAATCGCTTAAATACGCTGGGCGGCCTTCTGAAATTCTACCAAAAAAGCGGCATGCAAAAAGCAGTCCGGAAAACCAAATTAATCAATATTATGCCGCAGCACCTTGCCGATATGGAATCCATCATGCCTGAAGTGAAAGAGCCTGTAAAAAAGAAATATAAAGACGTAAAAGTAATCAAAGCAAAAGGGGAGACAAAGCAGGAAGTTGCGATGCTGACCGGCTGTGTAATGGATGTCATGTTCAGTGATATTAATGAATCCACCATAAATGTACTGACCCGAAATGGAAATGATGTTGTCATTCCCCAAAACCAAACATGCTGCGGAGCCCTGCATGTTCACGCGGGAGACCGTGATATGGGCAGGAAGCTGGCGAAGCAGAATATGGAAGCATTCAAAGACTTTGATAAAGTAATTGTTAATGCAGCCGGATGCGGGTGCATGATGAAGGAATACGCAGAATTATTTAAGGAAGACCCTGAAATGCATGCAAAAGCGGAAGAGTTCTCTGAAAAGGTAGAGGATATTTCAAAATTTCTTCATGAAACAGGCTATGAAAAACCAAAGGCAGAAATGAAAACCAGAATTACTTACCATGATGCCTGCCATTTAGCACATGGTCAGGGAATCCGGCAGCAGCCGCGTGATATTCTCCTTGATATTCCTGGTGTTGACATGGTACACATGCCTAATTCAGACCGCTGCTGCGGAAGTGCAGGAATATACAATATTACCAATCCGGAAATGGCCAATGCGGTCCTTGAAAGCAAGATGGAAAATGTTCCAGATGATGTGGAAATGATCTCAATGGGAAATCCCGGCTGTATGCTTCAAATGGCCATGGGAGTTCAAAAATACGGCAGGAATCAGAAAATTGTCCATACTGTCCAGCTTCTTGACTGGGCTTACCAAAAGGAAGACCGTGTGAAGGAGGGAAAAGAGTGA